The sequence ATGTCCATTGCACtgaagagagaaatggagacagTTTAAATCTCACCACAtgcccaaaaaaaacaaaactgaagaagGGAATCGGTGACATACACagtaaaagttacaaaaatggaTGCAAATGTGAGTTTGCTGGAATGAGAttgtacacaaaaaaaaatagacagtCAGAGATGAAGTAGAGTGACACAGTGACGGACCGAGATTGAGCAGAGAAGGAAAGACAGTGAGGACGGGGGGTGTAGTGGGTGGGGGGAGTTAATGCACAAAACACACTGCATCAAACCAAAGCACTGCTCCAAGCAGGATGCGTCAGCAGTCCATTCATGTTCCTCTATTTTCCACtaaaggacaaaacaagaagagtgagagagtaaggagaaataaagtgaaagaaaatcaaaagataaaaaaaaaaaaagagtgagagagcagACAAGGAAAGGGAAAGACAGAGGGCATcatgagagagaggggaagcgagagaatgagagaaacaGTGTTCCATCTGTCTGCCTTTGCCACCACAGAAATGCTGGAAAGCTTTGCCAGACTCGTTCGAAAGGCTGGATTATTGCTGGGCAGAGAGGGGTTAAAATCTGGTTGTTGTGGGGATGCCACTGTCCATCTCTGCCTTTTGCTTGGACAGCCTGTCTATTCCCCTAAGCCACACAAAGCCCCAGAAAGCCACAGAACAAGAGACTATGAGCATTaaaaaagagagcagaggacagcaggagcaAACTGGTTTTTGAAGAGGTAGATCTCTAAAAAGGTCTGAGTGCTTTGAGCTCACCCAACTACCTCAGGACACTGCAGAGAGcgggagggaggcagagagagagagagagagagtgtgagagagcgagtgcgagagagtgagagagtgagagagagagagagagagagagatccaaGCCGGCGCACGCTCTCTCTTTTGCTGCTACAACGGATCCTTTCCACATCGACGCTACTGTTAACGTCACGCCTGTAAGCCGCGCGCTCACCCAGCGCTTGCCTTCGCTGTCTTGCTCCTCTCCCCAGTCGGACGCTGCATCAGCGAGGAGGTGCTGATCACCacgaggagaggaggaaaaaagaactGGAAAACAAGAAGATAAAAGAAACAAGccggagagaggaaggagaaactGCGCaccacccctcctccctctaACCCACCTCGATCAACCCAGCTACAACACCCCCACTCCTCCCAGCACCCCCTTCCATCCCCCACCCCACTCCCCCTCTGAAGAAATTGACGGATTATTGGGAAGTGCACGGGAggcaggctgcagctgctgctgtgtgtgctcgctactgctgctgtgtgcttCGCAGGGatggtgtgtgtgcgtttgcAATTGCTGCTGTCGCCACCGCGGCTGCCGAGGCTGGAGTGTGTGGCTAGttaagaggaggaagaagataatgttttgtgtttgtgtcgcCTAGCCTTTTTCGACCCCCGCCGAGCACtccaggaggaaaaaaagacaaaaagaataagaaaaatcaAGTGGACACGACGCCACATTGAGAGGGGgagcaaaggagagagagagagagagagagacagagagagagagagagagaaagagagagggagaagggcTGTCAGACTGATCAACCAACCAACTGATTGACCACTAAAAAGTGAACTGAGGAATACAAAGAGGAGGGGgtctgcccccccccacccccagctTGTCAATCTCCTTTCCTAACCATCGCCAACAAAAGGCAAAGAACATTGGAAAGGACTGTGGAATTTTCATTCAACCTTCCCCAATTCCACCCCCACCTATCTCCCTATTTTTGTCCCTTCTGCCTTGGCTTTGGGTGCACAAAAaattgtgcgtgtgtgtttgtgtggtcgCCTGTGCTATGGAGACCTGGGTAAGGTGTCTAGCAGGGGGATCAACTGTCGGATTCCAAGGACAAGCAAGAGAAGAGGAGCCGACAGCAAGAAGCAAGCACGGGAGCACTGCTGCTTTGGGAGCCTGACTGGATTCCTATCTacaatcttttttcttttctttttttcctgatcAACAaggaaagggagaaaaaaaacactcacaaaagGGCCTTCGAACCTTTCTATTTGGATGTGTGGATTTACAAAAGGGCTCATCTTGGTTAAGCTCTTTGGCATTGATACCTGTTTTGACAGAGCAGATATAAAAAGGCTTTCTTTGCTGCTCTTTGGATATACATACATCTGATCTGAATACCACAGCTCTGTCTGATTGCAAAAAGGAGGGAAGCTATATATCTCAGTTCAAGGACCTGTAATAATAACTTGAGGTAGGTGTCTAGTGTTTCAACCCCTCTTTGCATCAATTTGTAACACCCTACCCTCCCTTCTGTCTTGTAATACGGTTTTTGGTTGCTTGATTTACCATCATGTCCTTCTCATATACACATTTCAGAAAAGCCAGCCCTCTCtaccctctcctctccttctgccCCTGAGCACAGTGGAAATAAAAGCATTGCTTAACTGAGGATAGGTCAAGTCCTCTTGCCCCTTTAGCAAGCATCCAAAACCCACATTCTCCCCTTGTCCTCTTCAGTTTCCTTTACCTCTTTACTCTGGTCCCCTTAACACTACTACTAGCCAACCAGCTACTTTCCCTGTCCCCAAAGCCCTCAAACACCCCCATCCTCCCCCCCAGATGATGCTGAATTATGAACGTGCCACATCATGAGTCTCCTGGGGCGGGTAGCTGTGCATCGTGCCAGGAAAGCCGCCCTGCTCTGTGTAGTCTTCCTGATGGCGCGAGCGTGGAGCAGCGCCTCCCTGGCCTTGGCAGGGGCGGCGGTATCTCAAGGACCCCAGGGCTGTCCACCGCAGTGTTCCTGCAGTAATCAGCAGGGGAAGGTGGTGTGCACCCGACGTGGCCTCACTCGTGTGCCCCCTGGCATTCCTGCCAATACGCGACACCTCAATCTAATGGAAAACGCCATCGAGGCGGTGCAGGCTGACTCTTTCCGCCACCTGCACCACCTTGAGGTGCTCCAGCTTGGGCGAAATGCCATACGGCAGATTGAGGTGGGCGCGTTTAATGGACTAACCAGCCTCAACACACTGGAGCTGTTTGACAACCGGTTGACGGTGGTGCCCAGTGGGGCCTTTGAGTACCTGTCTAAACTAAGAGAACTGTGGCTGAGGAACAACCCAATTGAGAGTATCCCCTCCTACGCCTTCAACCGGGTGCCCTCCCTCATGCGACTGGACTTGGGAGAGTTAAGGAAACTGGAGTACATCTCAGAAGGAGCTTTTGAGGGCCTACAAAACCTCAAGTACCTCAACCTGGGCATGTGCAACATAAGGGGTGATATGCCAAACCTGAGTCCCCTCAAGGgcctggaggagctggagataTCTGAAAATCACTTCCCAGAGATAAAGCCAAGTTCCTTCAAAGGCCTGCGCTCCCTGAAAAAGCTATGGGTGATGAACTCACAGATCACAGTGATAGAGCGCAATGCCTTTGATGACCTATCTTCACTGGTGGAGCTTAATCTCGCCCATAATAATCTGAGCGCTGTGCCACATGACCTGTTCTCACCGCTCAGGTACCTGGTGGAGCTCCATCTCCACCATAACCCTTGGAACTGTGGCTGTGAGGCTGTATGGTTAGCACGCTGGCTAAGGGAGTATATCCCTACTAACTCCACTTGCTGTGGAcgctgtcactcacctgccagcatGAGAGGTCGACAGCTGGTTGAGGTGGACCGAGGTGAAGGAGCTGCAATCCAGTGTTCTGCCCCATTCATTGCTGATGCACCAAGGGACTTGAACATCTCAGCAGGACGAGTGGCTGAGCTTCGCTGCCGCACAGCCCCAATGTCTTCAGTGCGCTGGCTCCTACCCAATGGGACTATCCTGACACATGCCTCTAGTCATCTGAGAATATCAGTCCTCAATGATGGTACCCTTAATTTCTCAAATGTCTTGGCAGCAGACACGGGCACTTACACCTGCATGGTGTCCAACGCAGCTGGGAACTCTAATGCCTCGGCCTACCTCAATGTGAGTGCAGCTGAGCTTAATACATCCAACTTGAGTTACTTTACCACAGTGACTGTGGAGACCTTGGCGCCAACCACGGAGATGTCCAAACCTAAAACGACCACAACCCCAggggctggaggaggaggggtaggCCTAGGGACAACAACCACAACTGCCTCTCCCTCCGTCTTTCAGCCAGTCTTCATCTCCACACCAACTGTGCTGCTGCAAAGCACTGACAGCCCACCAGGTGCAGTCAAGCCATCTGTGGTACCAGGAGTCAAAGGTGCCACTGGCAAGCCTGGCAAGTCTGGCCCAAGTCTGGATGAAGTGATGAAAACTACCAAGATCATAATAGGTTGCTTTGTGGCAGTTACACTGCTGGCTGCTGTCATGCTCATCGCCTTCTACAAATTGAGAAAGCGCCACCAGCAGAGAAGCACAGTGGCAGCTGCCCGCACTGTGGAGATTATCCAGGTGGATGAGGAGGACCTTCCACCACCAGCGTCTGCAGCTCAAGAGGCGGCTCTTACATTGCCTGAAATCCGGGACCATAACAGCATACACAAACTGGACTTTATCAGCCACAAGACTGACTACAGCTTTCACAAACCCAAGGCTGAATACAAACACCAGCCTGATTTCACCCTTCACAAGCCGAAGGCTGAGTATACCACATATAAGCCAAATATGGACTTCAGTAGCCACAAATCCATCCCAGACTACAGCACTCACAAATCTACACCAGATTTTAGCCTTCATAGACCAAAGCCTGACTTGAGCCCATTTAGACAGGAATATAACACTCACAAACCTAAAGCAGAATACAGCCAATTTAAACCGGACTTTGGCACTCACCCAAAAACTAGAACGGACTACAGCCCTTTCAAACCAGATTACAGCACTCATCCCAGGCAGAAAACTGACTTCAGCCCATTCAAACGAGATTACAGCACCCAACCAAAACCTAAACACGACTACAGCCCATTAAAATCAGACTACAACACACAGCATAAATCTAAGGCTGAATACAGTCCATTCAAGCCCGACTATGGCACTCACCCAAGACCCAAACCTGATTACAGCCCATTTAAGCCTGACTATAGCACTCAACCTAAACCCAAAATGGACTACAGTGCCCAGAGATCGAAAACTGACAGTACCTACAAACCCAAGG is a genomic window of Thunnus albacares chromosome 23, fThuAlb1.1, whole genome shotgun sequence containing:
- the lrrc4.1 gene encoding leucine-rich repeat-containing protein 4, producing the protein MSLLGRVAVHRARKAALLCVVFLMARAWSSASLALAGAAVSQGPQGCPPQCSCSNQQGKVVCTRRGLTRVPPGIPANTRHLNLMENAIEAVQADSFRHLHHLEVLQLGRNAIRQIEVGAFNGLTSLNTLELFDNRLTVVPSGAFEYLSKLRELWLRNNPIESIPSYAFNRVPSLMRLDLGELRKLEYISEGAFEGLQNLKYLNLGMCNIRGDMPNLSPLKGLEELEISENHFPEIKPSSFKGLRSLKKLWVMNSQITVIERNAFDDLSSLVELNLAHNNLSAVPHDLFSPLRYLVELHLHHNPWNCGCEAVWLARWLREYIPTNSTCCGRCHSPASMRGRQLVEVDRGEGAAIQCSAPFIADAPRDLNISAGRVAELRCRTAPMSSVRWLLPNGTILTHASSHLRISVLNDGTLNFSNVLAADTGTYTCMVSNAAGNSNASAYLNVSAAELNTSNLSYFTTVTVETLAPTTEMSKPKTTTTPGAGGGGVGLGTTTTTASPSVFQPVFISTPTVLLQSTDSPPGAVKPSVVPGVKGATGKPGKSGPSLDEVMKTTKIIIGCFVAVTLLAAVMLIAFYKLRKRHQQRSTVAAARTVEIIQVDEEDLPPPASAAQEAALTLPEIRDHNSIHKLDFISHKTDYSFHKPKAEYKHQPDFTLHKPKAEYTTYKPNMDFSSHKSIPDYSTHKSTPDFSLHRPKPDLSPFRQEYNTHKPKAEYSQFKPDFGTHPKTRTDYSPFKPDYSTHPRQKTDFSPFKRDYSTQPKPKHDYSPLKSDYNTQHKSKAEYSPFKPDYGTHPRPKPDYSPFKPDYSTQPKPKMDYSAQRSKTDSTYKPKDPYASHKTATDYSAFKTDFSPHKADYSAFKSDFSPHTQRPKLDYSPHKVDYSPHKVDYSTLKPKYNTYKPTGHGAKWTDNNVGNSLPRTLPSTITAMAEPFVIKTHTKEKVQETQI